The Salvelinus sp. IW2-2015 linkage group LG8, ASM291031v2, whole genome shotgun sequence genome window below encodes:
- the LOC111967030 gene encoding urotensin-2 receptor, which yields MNHNKTVNHNVSPPAPNSGSGSSVDELVITSTFGTLLSVVYIVGVSGNVYTLVVMCHSIRFATSMYISIINLALADLLYLSTIPFVVCTYFLKDWYFGDVGCRILLSLDLLTMHASIFTLTVMCTERYLAVTKPLDTVRRSKSYRKALAWGVWLLSLVLTLPMMVMVTETTKSAPNGGVKRMCAPTWAPRAYKIYLTVLFGTSIMAPGLIIGYLYTKLARTYLESQKNSVINKRNKRSPKQKVLVMIFTIVLVFWACFLPFWIWQLFPLYQHKPLGLASHTHTCINYLVACLTYSNSCINPFLYTLLTKNYREYLKNRHKSFYRYTSSFKQRTPSLYSCGKSASSSNQFEFNSETLVMGTLQGQ from the coding sequence ATGAACCACAACAAGACTGTTAACCATAATGTCAGTCCGCCAGCTCCAAACAGCGGCTCCGGGAGCAGCGTGGACGAGCTGGTTATCACCTCCACTTTCGGGACCTTGTTGTCGGTCGTCTACATAGTCGGCGTGTCGGGGAATGTGTACACTCTAGTAGTGATGTGTCATTCTATCCGCTTCGCCACCTCCATGTACATCTCCATTATTAACCTAGCGCTAGCGGACCTCTTGTACCTCTCCACAATCCCGTTCGTGGTGTGCACCTACTTCCTCAAGGACTGGTACTTCGGAGATGTGGGCTGCCGCATCCTCCTCAGCCTGGACCTGCTCACCATGCACGCCAGCATATTTACCCTCACTGTGATGTGCACGGAGCGCTACCTGGCCGTCACCAAGCCCCTTGACACGGTACGGCGCTCCAAGAGCTACCGCAAAGCCCTGGCCTGGGGGGTATGGCTGCTCTCCCTGGTCCTCACCTTACCCATGATGGTCATGGTCACAGAGACCACCAAGAGCGCGCCCAACGGGGGGGTGAAGAGGATGTGCGCGCCCACCTGGGCGCCCCGGGCGTATAAGATCTACCTGACCGTTTTGTTTGGCACGAGCATCATGGCACCTGGGTTGATTATCGGCTATTTGTATACGAAGTTAGCCCGGACTTATTTAGAGTCCCAGAAGAACTCGGTCATCAACAAAAGGAACAAGCGCTCCCCGAAGCAGAAAGTCTTGGTAATGATTTTCACTATAGTTCTGGTGTTCTGGGCGTGTTTCCTGCCGTTCTGGATATGGCAACTGTTCCCGTTATACCAGCACAAACCGTTAGGCCtggcatctcacacacacacctgtattaaCTACCTGGTGGCGTGTCTCACATACAGCAACAGCTGCATTAACCCCTTCCTATACACCCTCCTCACCAAGAACTACAGAGAGTACCTGAAGAACAGACACAAGAGCTTTTACCGCTACACCTCGTCTTTTAAGCAGCGCACTCCCAGCTTGTATTCCTGCGGGAAGTCGGCATCCTCCTCGAATCAGTTTGAGTTTAACTCGGAGACGCTGGTGATGGGGACTCTGCAGGGACAGTGA